The following proteins are encoded in a genomic region of Coffea eugenioides isolate CCC68of chromosome 6, Ceug_1.0, whole genome shotgun sequence:
- the LOC113775306 gene encoding uncharacterized protein LOC113775306, whose translation MAQNSPVTFSFVLFFACSLFLHGTQGEIVCEELPANVCSFSIASSGKRCLLENLKGKDGKVEYQCRTSEVVVERMAEHIETDECVSACGVDRNAVGISSDAFFEPLFAAKLCSPACYQNCPNIIDLYFNLAAGEGVYLPALCEKQRSRPHRAMIELLSNGAAPGPAAPQSENLVASAPASAPSSF comes from the exons ATGGCACAAAATTCTCCCGTCACATTTTCGTTCGTCCTCTTCTTTGCTTGCTCTCTCTTCCTCCATGGAACTCAAG GTGAGATCGTATGCGAGGAACTGCCCGCCAACGTTTGTTCTTTTTCGATAGCATCCTCCGGGAAGAGGTGTTTGTTGGAGAATCTCAAGGGGAAAGATGGCAAGGTGGAGTACCAGTGCAGGACATCGGAGGTGGTGGTGGAGAGAATGGCCGAACACATTGAGACCGATGAATGCGTGAGCGCTTGCGGGGTTGATAGGAACGCCGTTGGCATCTCATCCGATGCTTTCTTCGAGCCACTTTTCGCTGCCAAGCTTTGTTCTCCGGCTTGTTACCAGAACTGCCCTAACATCATTGACCTTTACTTCAACTTGGCCGCCGGAGAAG GAGTTTACTTGCCTGCGCTGTGTGAGAAGCAAAGAAGCCGCCCTCACCGTGCCATGATCGAGCTCTTGAGCAATGGCGCCGCGCCCGGTCCAGCTGCCCCTCAATCAGAGAATTTGGTGGCTTCTGCCCCTGCCTCTGCCCCTTCATCTTTCTAA
- the LOC113775796 gene encoding laccase-7-like — protein MAPAVFLLTCALVLISPCSFASADVVEHSFHVQNLTVNRLCRRQVITAVNGSLPGPTLRVREGDTLVVHVFNKSPYNLTIHWHGIFQTLSGWADGPGYVTQCPIVPGNCYTYRFNVAGQEGTLWWHAHVSTLRATVYGALIIRPRAGRTYPFPKPYREYPIILGEYWNANVVDVERQGLASGAAPNNSDAYTINGFPGDLYPCSSNYTHKIKVIKGKTYLLRIINAALNNQLFFKIADHNLTVVAVDASYTNPYVTDVVLVAPGQTTDVLLTADQPPALYYMAARPYASAAGVSFDNTTTSGIVAYEGATPSTPRMPVLPAFNDTPTAHKFYSNLTGLVTGPFWRPVPREVDLHLFVTGGLGLAACGKNATCGGPLGQRLAASMNNASFQLPTKMSLLQAHYENVGGIYTTDFPSQPPLKFDYTNSSNSLNRAIIMTTKSTKVTKLKFNATVQVVLQNTAFIGAENHPVHLHGFNFYVLAQGFGNFDHARDSKNFNFDNPQERNTIGVPAGGWAVIRFRANNPGVWFLHCHLDVHLPWGLATAFVVENGPTPSTTLPPPPADFPKC, from the exons GTGCAAAATCTTACCGTGAACCGACTATGCCGGAGACAAGTGATCACAGCAGTGAATGGAAGTCTGCCAGGCCCAACTCTCCGCGTACGAGAGGGGGATACCCTGGTTGTCCATGTCTTTAACAAGTCACCTTATAACCTTACCATTCACTG GCATGGAATATTTCAGACACTGAGCGGTTGGGCGGATGGACCTGGTTATGTAACACAGTGCCCGATTGTCCCCGGAAATTGCTACACTTACAGGTTCAACGTCGCCGGCCAGGAAGGCACTCTTTGGTGGCACGCCCATGTCTCTACGCTTCGGGCTACTGTTTATGGTGCTCTTATCATTCGACCCAGGGCTGGTCGTACTTACCCTTTTCCCAAACCCTACAGGGAATATCCAATCATCTTAG GGGAGTATTGGAATGCAAATGTTGTAGACGTAGAGAGACAAGGCTTAGCCTCCGGAGCTGCACCAAACAACTCCGACGCATACACCATTAATGGCTTCCCCGGCGATCTATACCCCTGCTCTTCTAATT ATACCCACAAGATAAAGGTGATAAAGGGAAAAACGTATCTCCTGCGCATCATCAATGCTGCACTCAATAACCAACTCTTCTTCAAGATCGCCGATCACAACTTGACGGTTGTTGCCGTCGATGCTTCCTACACCAATCCTTACGTCACCGACGTCGTCCTGGTCGCCCCCGGTCAAACCACCGATGTCCTGTTGACCGCCGACCAGCCGCCGGCACTGTATTACATGGCCGCGCGACCATATGCCAGTGCCGCCGGTGTGTCCTTCGACAACACCACTACATCCGGAATCGTGGCCTATGAAGGCGCCACGCCATCGACACCTAGAATGCCTGTCCTCCCGGCCTTCAACGACACCCCCACGGCCCACAAGTTCTATTCTAATTTAACTGGACTGGTCACTGGCCCATTTTGGAGGCCGGTCCCTCGTGAGGTGGACTTGCACTTGTTCGTCACGGGTGGGTTGGGCCTGGCTGCTTGCGGAAAGAATGCAACGTGCGGAGGCCCATTGGGGCAGAGATTAGCTGCGAGCATGAACAACGCGTCCTTCCAATTGCCCACCAAGATGTCATTGCTCCAAGCGCATTACGAAAACGTGGGTGGAATCTACACCACGGATTTCCCCAGTCAACCCCCACTCAAGTTTGACTACACAAACTCCAGCAACAGCCTCAATCGGGCCATCATAATGACAACAAAGTCAACCAAAGTGACGAAGCTGAAGTTCAACGCCACGGTTCAAGTGGTGCTGCAGAACACGGCTTTCATCGGAGCGGAAAACCACCCCGTCCACCTGCACGGATTCAACTTCTACGTTTTGGCCCAAGGATTCGGCAACTTCGATCACGCCAGGGACAGtaaaaacttcaattttgacaATCCACAAGAGCGCAACACCATCGGGGTGCCGGCGGGTGGATGGGCTGTTATCAGATTCCGGGCTAACAATCCAG GTGTATGGTTTTTGCACTGTCACTTGGATGTGCACTTGCCATGGGGTCTAGCCACGGCTTTCGTGGTAGAGAACGGGCCGACGCCATCAACAACGCTGCCTCCGCCTCCCGCTGATTTCCCCAAGTGCTGA